One genomic region from Microcystis panniformis FACHB-1757 encodes:
- a CDS encoding ABC transporter transmembrane domain-containing protein has protein sequence MLDTHSLVNPWPEFLSETQWRSLQKTAIALSPEAGTLPVQPGLYLVVGGKVRIANSQQKEMIALKTGEFFGEFSLFPRSGFLPYSVRVSAKAELLLIPESALKPILKKHPALKKTLLQRAREIEQLLGTKTEETDKKSDRAYFPSPARRLGHWIGQSLRRYPFFEQQSASDCGAASLVMIARYWGKRISVNRLREMANVNRDGASLKGLITAAENIGLSTRPVKATLEGLGKQPLPAIAHWEGKHFVVIWKITPKQVIIGDPAIGQLTLSRAEFTSKWTGFTLLLQPNQKFRDTKEDKTSLWQFYRLLEPHWFVLLEIFVASLFIQIFGLITPIFTQLILDRVIVQGSLTTLWAMGIGALIFGVFRVAITGLRAYLLDHTANRIDTALITGFIRHTLSLPLGYFESRYVGDIISRVGENRKIQRFLSGEALSILLDLLTVFVYVAVMFRYSWQLALISLAIVPPFFLLALISTPFLQRISRDIFQAIAKESSYLIEILTGIRTVKSTATERSTRWHWEDLFSVEVKKNFSGQIIGNNLQIFSNLIESLATTGLLCFGAYLVIQNQLSIGQLIAFNMLFAQIIAPFQRLTVLWTQFQEVNIAVERINDVLDAKPEENLEELSRQFLPELQGHIRFENVTFRYHTDSDRNILENLSFEILPGQTVALVGRSGSGKTTISKLLIGLYPPTDGKISIDGYDLSTIALSSLRQQVGVVDQDTFLFGSTIRENISLGHPDRPLENVIEAAKLAGIHDFIQSLPMGYETQIGEGGGLLSGGQRQRIAIARSLMGEPRLLILDEATSHLDTESERIIQTNLQKIRQNRTMVIIAHRLSTVRNADCILVLDRGVLVDSGTHEELMARPGIYRNLNSNQLSE, from the coding sequence ATGCTCGATACTCACAGCCTCGTCAATCCCTGGCCGGAATTCCTGTCCGAAACCCAGTGGCGGAGTCTCCAGAAAACGGCGATCGCCCTCTCTCCCGAAGCAGGTACACTGCCCGTACAGCCCGGATTATACCTAGTCGTTGGCGGCAAAGTTCGTATAGCGAACTCGCAGCAAAAAGAGATGATTGCGCTCAAAACTGGCGAATTTTTCGGAGAATTCTCCCTCTTTCCCCGATCGGGTTTTCTTCCCTACTCGGTTCGAGTCTCCGCAAAGGCGGAACTACTTCTTATCCCCGAGTCCGCCCTGAAGCCGATCCTGAAAAAACACCCCGCCCTGAAAAAAACATTACTACAACGGGCGCGGGAAATTGAGCAACTTCTTGGGACGAAGACAGAAGAAACGGACAAAAAAAGCGATCGAGCCTATTTCCCCTCTCCGGCGCGGCGGTTAGGTCACTGGATCGGGCAATCCCTCCGCCGTTATCCCTTCTTCGAGCAACAGTCCGCCTCCGATTGCGGGGCGGCCAGTTTAGTCATGATCGCCCGTTATTGGGGCAAAAGAATCAGCGTCAACCGTTTGCGGGAAATGGCCAACGTCAACCGCGACGGGGCATCCCTGAAGGGACTGATCACCGCGGCGGAAAATATCGGCCTCTCCACCCGTCCGGTAAAAGCGACTCTAGAGGGATTAGGGAAACAGCCCCTACCGGCGATCGCTCACTGGGAAGGCAAACACTTCGTTGTGATCTGGAAAATTACCCCCAAACAGGTGATTATTGGCGATCCGGCGATCGGGCAATTAACCCTAAGTCGTGCCGAATTCACCAGTAAATGGACGGGATTCACCCTGCTGCTCCAACCGAACCAGAAATTTCGGGACACGAAAGAGGATAAAACCTCTCTCTGGCAGTTTTATCGCTTACTGGAACCCCATTGGTTCGTACTGCTGGAAATTTTCGTCGCCTCGCTCTTTATTCAGATATTCGGCTTAATTACGCCGATTTTCACCCAGTTAATCCTCGATCGAGTAATCGTCCAGGGGTCCTTAACCACCCTTTGGGCGATGGGTATCGGTGCGCTAATTTTCGGGGTTTTTAGGGTAGCAATTACCGGTTTACGCGCCTATCTCCTCGATCACACCGCTAATCGCATCGATACGGCATTAATCACCGGTTTTATCCGCCATACCCTCAGCCTTCCCCTCGGTTATTTCGAGTCCCGCTATGTGGGCGATATTATTTCCCGCGTCGGGGAAAATCGCAAGATTCAGCGTTTTCTCTCTGGGGAAGCTCTCTCGATTTTACTTGACTTATTAACGGTTTTCGTGTATGTGGCGGTGATGTTCCGCTATAGCTGGCAATTAGCCCTGATCAGTTTAGCGATCGTGCCACCGTTCTTTCTGCTGGCGTTAATTTCTACCCCTTTTCTCCAGCGAATATCCCGGGATATTTTTCAGGCGATCGCTAAGGAAAGCAGTTACCTGATCGAGATTTTAACCGGTATTCGTACCGTCAAATCTACTGCCACAGAGCGATCGACCCGTTGGCACTGGGAAGACCTTTTCTCGGTGGAGGTCAAGAAAAATTTCTCCGGGCAGATCATCGGCAATAATCTCCAGATATTCAGTAATCTGATCGAATCTTTAGCGACGACGGGGTTACTCTGTTTCGGTGCCTATCTAGTGATTCAAAATCAATTATCGATCGGACAACTGATCGCCTTTAATATGCTTTTTGCCCAGATCATTGCGCCTTTTCAACGCTTAACCGTTCTCTGGACGCAATTTCAAGAAGTCAATATCGCCGTCGAGCGCATTAACGATGTACTGGACGCGAAACCGGAGGAGAATTTAGAGGAACTTTCCCGTCAGTTTCTCCCAGAATTACAGGGACATATTCGCTTTGAAAATGTCACCTTTCGCTACCACACCGACAGCGATCGCAATATTTTAGAAAACCTCAGTTTTGAGATTTTACCCGGTCAAACCGTTGCCCTCGTCGGTCGGAGCGGTTCGGGAAAAACCACGATCTCGAAATTGCTGATCGGCCTCTATCCCCCCACCGATGGGAAGATATCGATCGACGGTTACGATCTGAGTACGATCGCCCTCAGTTCCCTCCGGCAACAGGTGGGAGTCGTCGATCAAGATACTTTTCTCTTCGGTTCCACGATTCGGGAAAATATCAGTTTAGGACATCCCGATCGCCCCCTAGAAAATGTGATCGAAGCGGCGAAATTAGCGGGAATTCATGACTTTATTCAATCACTGCCGATGGGGTACGAAACCCAAATCGGCGAGGGTGGAGGGCTACTTTCCGGGGGACAGAGACAACGGATCGCCATCGCTCGATCGTTGATGGGAGAGCCGCGGTTATTAATCCTCGATGAAGCCACTTCCCACCTCGATACCGAATCGGAACGGATTATTCAAACAAATCTCCAGAAAATTCGGCAGAATCGCACGATGGTGATTATCGCCCATCGCCTCTCTACGGTGCGGAACGCGGATTGTATTCTCGTTCTCGATCGAGGGGTATTAGTCGATAGTGGAACCCACGAAGAATTAATGGCCCGTCCCGGTATTTACCGTAATTTGAATTCTAATCAATTGAGTGAATAA
- a CDS encoding helix-turn-helix domain-containing protein → MSSSTGKYLSPSQRQQLLEILTEPNIPDIDRKRIQIILFADEGKSPGEIRKLLDCTAATASKWILIAESGKIDHWQKYRRGRPSKVDQFYLDRLKELITKSPRDFGYSFKRWSGVWLARHLEKEFGVALTPTHINRLRKQLQPLRIVDLSPSAKA, encoded by the coding sequence ATGTCATCAAGCACCGGTAAATATCTATCCCCATCCCAACGTCAGCAACTTCTCGAAATCTTAACAGAACCAAATATCCCCGATATCGATCGCAAACGGATTCAAATCATTCTTTTCGCTGACGAGGGCAAATCCCCGGGCGAGATCCGTAAGCTTCTCGATTGTACTGCCGCCACCGCTAGTAAATGGATACTGATCGCCGAGAGTGGCAAGATCGATCACTGGCAGAAATACCGCCGCGGTCGCCCTTCCAAAGTTGATCAATTTTACCTCGATCGCCTCAAGGAACTGATTACTAAATCCCCCCGGGATTTCGGCTATTCCTTTAAGCGATGGTCGGGAGTTTGGTTAGCGCGGCATCTAGAGAAAGAATTCGGGGTTGCACTCACCCCCACCCACATCAATCGCCTCCGCAAACAGCTACAGCCGCTCCGCATCGTCGATCTTTCTCCTTCAGCCAAAGCTTAA
- a CDS encoding peroxiredoxin → MTAEGCLRVGQAAPDFTATAVFDQEFKTIKLSDYRGKYVVLFFYPLDFTFVCPTEITAFSDRVSEFSSINTEILGVSVDSEFAHLAWIQTERKSGGVGDVAYPLVSDLKKEISTAYNVLDPDAGVSLRGLFIIDKEGVIQHATINNLSFGRSVDETLRTLKAIQYVQSHPDEVCPAGWQEGDATMVPDPVKSKVYFAAV, encoded by the coding sequence ATGACCGCCGAAGGTTGCTTAAGAGTCGGACAAGCGGCGCCGGATTTCACCGCGACCGCCGTTTTCGATCAAGAGTTCAAAACCATCAAATTATCGGATTATCGGGGTAAATACGTCGTTTTATTCTTCTATCCCCTCGATTTTACCTTTGTTTGCCCCACGGAAATTACCGCTTTCAGCGATCGAGTTAGCGAATTTAGCAGTATCAACACCGAGATTTTAGGGGTGTCCGTCGATAGCGAATTTGCTCACCTAGCATGGATTCAAACCGAGAGAAAATCGGGCGGTGTCGGTGATGTGGCCTATCCGTTGGTGTCGGATCTAAAAAAAGAAATCAGCACCGCTTACAATGTTCTTGATCCTGATGCGGGGGTATCCCTGCGCGGTCTCTTTATCATCGATAAAGAAGGTGTTATCCAACACGCTACTATTAATAATCTTTCCTTTGGTCGCAGTGTCGATGAAACCCTCCGCACTCTGAAAGCGATTCAATACGTCCAATCCCACCCGGATGAAGTTTGTCCCGCCGGTTGGCAAGAAGGCGATGCTACCATGGTTCCAGACCCTGTGAAGTCGAAAGTTTACTTCGCGGCAGTTTAG
- a CDS encoding L-lactate MFS transporter, which yields MTTSNYDSELTVLGLPAAKGRWLLIPLGMGVLLCLGTVYSWSIFRKPLETELNLSATESLLPYTVALVFYAASMPIAGFFIPRVGTRRMTALGGIIVGLGYILASFAAQIQTIILTYGVIAGTGVGIAYGVPMAVVARWFPDKKGLAVGLTIIGFGLSPLITAPLANRLINEYSVRPSLRFLGIIFTIIIVIIAITMKLPPQDWQPPANLANRKSDFQANYPVNMLKSRSFYGLWLCYAIGALIGLSAIGISSPVAEEIIQIEPGLAASSVALFALFNGISRPLFGWLSDRWKPHYLAIGAYTLILIGCLLMVKAEKGAVTSYLVAFCLFWFCLGGWLALAPATTLHFFNPDHYAQNYGIVFTAYGVGALIGTLVTGRIRDWFGTYTYAFYAMAVLAILGIFLASALLKRERSHLSNPS from the coding sequence ATGACTACCAGTAATTATGATTCCGAGTTGACAGTTTTGGGATTACCCGCAGCCAAAGGTAGATGGTTATTAATACCTCTAGGAATGGGTGTTTTACTCTGTTTAGGGACGGTGTACTCTTGGAGTATCTTTAGAAAACCCCTAGAAACAGAGTTAAATCTCAGCGCCACGGAAAGCCTATTACCCTACACTGTGGCTTTAGTATTTTATGCCGCTTCTATGCCGATTGCCGGTTTTTTTATCCCCCGGGTAGGTACTCGCAGGATGACCGCTCTCGGCGGAATTATCGTCGGTTTAGGCTATATTCTCGCTAGTTTTGCCGCTCAGATCCAGACAATTATTCTGACCTACGGAGTCATTGCCGGCACAGGAGTCGGCATCGCTTACGGTGTTCCCATGGCAGTGGTGGCGCGCTGGTTTCCCGACAAAAAAGGTTTAGCGGTGGGTTTAACCATCATCGGATTTGGCCTTTCTCCCCTGATTACCGCACCTTTAGCCAATCGATTGATCAATGAATATAGCGTTAGACCAAGTTTAAGATTTTTGGGGATTATCTTTACAATAATTATTGTGATTATTGCGATCACAATGAAGTTACCCCCTCAAGACTGGCAACCTCCCGCCAATTTAGCTAATCGAAAATCCGACTTTCAGGCCAATTATCCAGTGAATATGCTGAAAAGTCGCTCATTTTATGGCTTATGGCTTTGCTATGCTATTGGTGCTTTAATTGGCTTGAGTGCCATCGGTATTTCTAGTCCTGTCGCTGAGGAAATTATTCAGATTGAGCCGGGGTTAGCCGCTAGTAGTGTTGCTCTATTTGCCTTGTTTAATGGTATTAGTCGTCCTTTGTTCGGTTGGTTAAGCGATCGCTGGAAACCCCATTATCTAGCGATCGGGGCCTATACACTCATTTTGATCGGTTGTCTGTTGATGGTCAAGGCTGAAAAAGGGGCGGTTACTAGCTATCTAGTGGCTTTTTGTCTATTTTGGTTCTGTTTAGGGGGATGGTTAGCCTTAGCTCCCGCTACCACTCTCCACTTCTTTAATCCTGACCACTACGCCCAAAATTACGGTATTGTTTTTACTGCCTACGGTGTTGGTGCTTTGATCGGAACTTTAGTAACCGGTAGAATTCGCGATTGGTTCGGTACTTACACTTATGCTTTTTATGCTATGGCTGTATTGGCAATACTGGGTATTTTTCTCGCTAGTGCCTTACTGAAAAGAGAGCGATCGCATTTATCAAATCCTAGCTAG
- a CDS encoding IS1 family transposase (programmed frameshift) yields MQCPECKSTHIRKNGINKQGKQNHICVTCGRQFIDNYEKQKGYDEKTKRECLTAYVNGMGFRGIERLKGVHHTTVINWVKSVGELLPVAYDPETIPEVGELDELETFVGSKKTKFWVWTAVDHFKKGILGWVIGDHSSETFRPLWELVKSWGCYFYVSDGWSVYPCFIAEGDHIISKTYMTRVEGENTRLRHYLARLHRKTLCYSKSTEMLGYSIRLLIHYLKFQEVPIPY; encoded by the exons ATGCAATGCCCTGAATGTAAATCTACCCATATCCGTAAAAATGGCATCAATAAACAAGGTAAACAAAATCATATTTGTGTAACCTGTGGCCGTCAATTTATTGATAACTATGAAAAACAGAAAGGCTATGACGAAAAAACGAAGCGAGAATGCCTAACTGCCTATGTTAATGGGATGGGATTTAGAGGAATAGAAAGGCTAAAGGGAGTTCATCATACGACCGTAATTAATTGGGTAAAATCTGTGGGAGAATTATTGCCAGTCGCCTATGACCCAGAAACAATTCCTGAAGTAGGGGAACTGGATGAATTGGAAACCTTTGTTGGCTCAAAAAAAACAAAAT TCTGGGTGTGGACAGCCGTTGACCACTTTAAAAAAGGAATTTTAGGTTGGGTAATCGGAGATCATAGTAGCGAAACGTTTCGCCCATTATGGGAATTAGTTAAGTCTTGGGGATGCTATTTTTATGTGAGTGATGGATGGTCAGTTTATCCATGTTTTATAGCAGAGGGCGACCATATAATTAGTAAGACTTATATGACCAGAGTAGAGGGTGAGAACACACGTTTAAGACATTATCTAGCCCGATTGCATCGCAAAACACTCTGCTATTCTAAGTCTACAGAAATGTTAGGATACTCTATTCGTTTATTAATTCATTATCTGAAGTTTCAAGAAGTGCCTATTCCTTACTGA
- the nrtS gene encoding nitrate/nitrite transporter NrtS, which produces MKGVIGYFRALLSSQFAPTGIKVAVVVGTILLTINHGYAIVAILITDLWRC; this is translated from the coding sequence ATGAAAGGAGTTATCGGCTATTTTCGGGCTTTATTGTCCTCCCAATTTGCTCCCACCGGGATAAAAGTGGCTGTGGTAGTGGGGACGATTTTATTGACAATTAACCACGGTTATGCTATAGTTGCAATCCTTATAACTGACTTATGGCGTTGCTGA
- a CDS encoding GUN4 domain-containing protein has translation MSDINAQLQDILAQLQSLTERVALIEARQMLVPDIERYGKLQQFLAEGNFREADAETLRVILEAAGRTRDTLTPEDMMRFPVNVIRVLDRLWKNYSGDHFGFSNQVKLYFAVGGSINTLRTQDAETIKKFGELVGWRNKDEWRIDDYDHWDFSLAAPEGCFPALWWKSPYGLKMVTFCFTRLIECDL, from the coding sequence ATGTCAGATATTAACGCCCAACTTCAGGATATTTTAGCTCAATTGCAATCTTTAACCGAACGGGTTGCCCTCATCGAAGCGCGGCAGATGTTAGTACCAGACATCGAGCGCTATGGTAAATTACAGCAATTCCTAGCTGAGGGGAACTTTAGGGAAGCAGACGCAGAAACTCTCCGAGTTATCCTCGAAGCTGCCGGCAGAACCCGCGATACTTTAACCCCAGAGGATATGATGAGGTTTCCCGTTAATGTGATTCGGGTACTCGATCGCCTTTGGAAAAATTATAGCGGCGATCATTTCGGTTTTAGCAATCAGGTGAAGTTATATTTTGCCGTCGGGGGTAGTATTAACACCCTGCGTACCCAAGACGCGGAAACGATTAAAAAATTTGGGGAATTGGTGGGATGGCGCAACAAAGATGAGTGGCGTATCGATGATTATGATCACTGGGATTTTAGTCTCGCAGCTCCAGAAGGCTGTTTTCCCGCTCTCTGGTGGAAGTCTCCCTACGGGTTAAAAATGGTGACTTTTTGTTTTACTCGCCTGATAGAGTGCGATTTATAG
- a CDS encoding CO2 hydration protein produces MVTIPVKSSSHPLASYIDRLTAGEALLKDTPQNLIEVVGILKSYGVVLDAYSKNLIYIAENQFLVFLPFFKYFNGQVSWQKLLQHWWHDRINFEYAEYCMKAMFWHGGGGLDSYVDSAAFREVTAKVIQAKFRNNPLVLILNKAFPEFLPEQMRMMAYYSGLGQFWRIMADTFLSLSDLYDAGKITNIPEVVAHIKKNLVDNASQAIVYQVKIKGQTYDLIPKSAGLTFLADTAIPYVEAVFFRGTPFPGTISYNAQAYQIPYDQGMFAYGALYADPLPIGGAGIPPTLLMQDMRHFLPDYLHDIYKKSFRQEEDLLVQICETFQKSMFCVTTAAIQGLAPYPLTTTDLKEQKANRIYLEAWMNRFVKSRLEAVNQ; encoded by the coding sequence ATGGTCACTATCCCTGTCAAGTCCTCCTCTCATCCCCTAGCATCCTATATTGATCGTCTCACGGCTGGGGAAGCATTGTTAAAAGATACTCCCCAGAATTTGATCGAGGTAGTGGGTATCCTGAAAAGTTACGGAGTGGTGTTAGATGCTTATTCCAAAAATTTAATTTATATTGCGGAAAATCAGTTTTTGGTTTTTTTACCCTTCTTTAAATATTTTAATGGTCAAGTATCTTGGCAGAAATTACTACAACACTGGTGGCACGATCGCATTAATTTTGAGTATGCTGAATACTGTATGAAAGCCATGTTTTGGCATGGTGGGGGTGGTTTAGATAGTTATGTAGATAGTGCCGCTTTTCGGGAAGTGACAGCCAAGGTTATTCAAGCCAAATTTAGGAATAATCCCCTAGTTTTAATTTTAAATAAAGCCTTTCCTGAATTTTTGCCAGAACAAATGCGGATGATGGCCTACTATAGCGGTTTAGGTCAATTTTGGCGAATTATGGCCGATACTTTTTTAAGTTTATCCGATCTCTACGATGCTGGAAAAATTACCAATATTCCCGAAGTGGTGGCACACATTAAGAAAAATTTAGTTGATAATGCTAGTCAAGCAATTGTCTATCAGGTAAAAATCAAAGGACAAACCTATGATCTGATCCCCAAATCGGCAGGATTAACCTTTCTTGCGGATACGGCAATCCCCTACGTTGAGGCGGTTTTCTTTCGCGGAACACCTTTCCCCGGTACAATTTCCTATAATGCCCAAGCCTATCAAATTCCCTACGATCAAGGAATGTTTGCCTATGGTGCTTTGTATGCGGATCCTTTACCCATCGGAGGTGCAGGGATTCCTCCCACACTATTAATGCAGGATATGCGTCACTTTTTACCAGATTATCTGCACGACATTTATAAAAAGAGTTTTCGTCAAGAGGAAGATTTATTAGTCCAGATCTGCGAAACTTTTCAAAAGTCGATGTTTTGTGTAACAACGGCAGCCATTCAAGGATTAGCACCTTATCCTTTAACTACCACAGATTTAAAAGAACAAAAAGCCAATCGCATCTATCTAGAAGCATGGATGAATCGCTTTGTTAAGTCGCGATTAGAAGCGGTAAATCAATAA
- a CDS encoding DUF1823 family protein — translation MELPELNIETIWAIINDEIDDETVNKLVWQTLGYRYDESQGKWDNSQVEEDWRREYPEPPDFIANRPPTVKLTRSILPENKQLLKDKLGFTGYKIGEFNPRMTRRATAANWLCFYGLK, via the coding sequence ATGGAACTACCAGAATTAAATATAGAGACAATTTGGGCGATTATTAACGATGAAATTGACGACGAAACCGTTAATAAATTGGTTTGGCAAACTTTAGGTTATCGCTACGATGAAAGTCAAGGAAAATGGGATAATAGTCAAGTAGAGGAAGATTGGCGCCGTGAATATCCCGAACCCCCGGATTTTATTGCCAATCGTCCTCCAACAGTAAAATTAACTCGATCGATCTTGCCAGAAAATAAACAATTATTAAAAGATAAATTGGGTTTTACCGGTTATAAAATTGGCGAATTCAATCCCCGCATGACTCGCCGTGCCACCGCCGCTAATTGGTTGTGCTTTTATGGGTTAAAATAG
- a CDS encoding pilus assembly FimT family protein, producing MRRLTVHKNQGFTLLEILVALAIAGILAALTGPNLLAWLNSNKVQEATDSIQSALRDAQRQAIRLGRICTINFTEGTGTGPTVYRQITANQPGCLVATNTNAGSLSLPQEVFMVVDNFPDVPPDGDSPGVQFSFRGHVPGLTFEPRANQAIIVLYPAADAANPYPNQERKCIVIASLLGIVKQGTYNGNPLDTLDANNCQIRLDGTQP from the coding sequence ATGCGTCGTTTAACTGTCCATAAAAATCAGGGTTTTACCCTGTTAGAAATTTTGGTAGCTTTGGCAATTGCGGGAATTCTTGCCGCCTTAACTGGACCTAATTTATTAGCTTGGTTAAATAGCAATAAAGTCCAAGAAGCCACCGATTCTATACAATCAGCCCTACGGGATGCCCAAAGACAAGCCATCCGTCTAGGGAGAATTTGCACGATTAATTTTACTGAAGGGACTGGCACTGGTCCCACGGTTTACCGGCAAATAACTGCCAATCAACCGGGTTGTTTAGTGGCGACTAATACTAATGCGGGTTCCCTAAGTCTGCCGCAGGAAGTATTTATGGTGGTGGATAATTTTCCAGATGTTCCCCCTGATGGCGACAGTCCGGGGGTACAGTTTTCCTTTCGGGGTCATGTGCCGGGGTTAACCTTTGAGCCGCGGGCAAACCAAGCGATAATCGTATTATATCCCGCCGCCGATGCCGCCAATCCCTATCCCAACCAAGAAAGAAAGTGTATAGTTATCGCTTCTCTGTTGGGAATAGTTAAACAAGGCACTTATAACGGCAATCCTCTAGATACGCTCGATGCCAATAATTGTCAAATCCGTCTGGATGGAACCCAACCCTAA
- a CDS encoding DUF6439 family protein, translating into MIPSPVSSASQTIDDLSTPELARILAERLAIAPIDWHRLKANRNARAAEQLGTALVFLLDNQPEEALPRLQQATGWLDRSISAPPCPSHGHGH; encoded by the coding sequence ATGATTCCATCCCCTGTCTCCTCCGCATCTCAGACTATTGATGATCTATCTACCCCGGAATTGGCGCGGATTTTGGCGGAACGTTTGGCGATCGCACCGATTGACTGGCATCGTCTGAAAGCCAATCGTAATGCTCGGGCCGCCGAACAATTAGGGACGGCTTTGGTGTTTTTATTAGATAATCAGCCAGAAGAAGCACTTCCTCGGCTACAACAGGCTACAGGCTGGCTTGATCGCTCGATTTCTGCTCCTCCCTGTCCTTCTCACGGTCACGGTCATTAA
- a CDS encoding ATP-binding protein translates to MSFASTLYLCPILDLLTASIPEELEPEIRLGLQEALVNAAKHGNHLDPSKTVVVHFSSSKDEYSWVITDEGCGFTPGCPHHGCSCDCPNFPPEEAENGRGLCMLYQIFDQVHWNQQGTQLKLCKQIKQERWFN, encoded by the coding sequence ATGAGTTTCGCTTCCACCTTGTATCTTTGTCCGATTTTAGATTTATTGACCGCTAGTATTCCCGAAGAATTAGAACCAGAAATTAGATTAGGATTGCAAGAAGCTTTAGTTAATGCCGCTAAACACGGCAATCATCTCGATCCCAGCAAAACCGTGGTCGTTCACTTTTCCAGCAGTAAAGACGAGTATTCTTGGGTAATTACCGACGAAGGTTGTGGATTTACGCCAGGTTGTCCCCATCATGGCTGTAGTTGCGATTGTCCCAATTTTCCCCCCGAAGAAGCGGAAAATGGCCGAGGACTGTGTATGTTATATCAAATCTTCGACCAAGTTCACTGGAATCAACAAGGAACCCAACTGAAACTTTGTAAACAAATTAAACAGGAACGCTGGTTTAATTAA
- the rlmD gene encoding 23S rRNA (uracil(1939)-C(5))-methyltransferase RlmD, with protein sequence MQQGDLIEIEITDLNHTGEGVGKYRGQVIFVPDTVIGDRIQTRITYIKKSHAIGKLQTILQASPHRIRPRCIVADKCGGCQWQHIEDQFQRLVKKEQVQEVLTRIGGFSDPLVYPPLTGNSPLAYRNKATYPLGFSPTGNVQAGYYRRGSHHLINLNQCPIQDQALNPFLAEIKQDIQGQGWSIYDEKTHQGQLRHLSLRIGRHTGEVLLTLISTDNNLQGIEAQAQQWLAKYANLVGVTVNYHPERGNAIFGAQTTTIAGRDYITEKFAGLTYQLAADTFFQVNTEAAEALFAVICQKLDLKGEEILIDAYCGIGTFTLPLAKRVKEVIGLESYSFSLDRAKINAQLNDITNTTFILGAVEKTLPQLTVKPDIILLDPPRKGCDRSVLDSLLRLQSQRIVYISCQSATLARDLQYLCQTGDYQLLEVQTADFFPQTPHVECAAFLRQKTANMVG encoded by the coding sequence ATGCAACAAGGTGATTTAATCGAGATCGAGATTACCGACCTCAACCATACGGGCGAAGGTGTGGGAAAATACCGAGGACAGGTGATTTTTGTGCCGGATACGGTCATTGGCGATCGCATTCAAACTCGCATCACCTATATCAAAAAAAGTCATGCGATCGGCAAACTACAAACTATTCTACAAGCTTCTCCCCATCGTATCCGGCCCCGCTGCATCGTCGCCGATAAATGTGGTGGCTGTCAATGGCAACACATCGAGGACCAATTTCAGCGCCTAGTCAAAAAAGAGCAAGTACAAGAGGTATTAACCAGAATTGGCGGTTTTAGCGATCCTTTGGTTTATCCTCCCCTCACCGGTAATTCTCCCCTCGCTTATCGCAATAAAGCTACCTATCCCCTCGGATTTTCCCCCACCGGCAATGTGCAAGCAGGTTATTATCGTCGCGGCAGCCATCATCTGATTAATCTCAATCAATGTCCGATTCAAGATCAGGCTTTAAATCCGTTTCTAGCAGAGATAAAACAGGATATTCAGGGTCAAGGCTGGTCAATTTACGATGAAAAGACCCACCAAGGACAATTACGCCATTTATCCCTAAGAATTGGCCGCCACACTGGAGAAGTTTTATTAACCCTGATTAGTACCGATAATAATTTACAGGGAATTGAGGCACAGGCGCAGCAATGGCTGGCAAAATACGCCAATTTAGTCGGTGTAACCGTGAATTATCACCCCGAGCGAGGTAATGCTATTTTTGGCGCTCAGACCACAACTATCGCCGGAAGGGACTATATTACCGAAAAGTTCGCCGGATTAACCTATCAATTGGCTGCCGATACCTTTTTTCAGGTTAATACAGAGGCTGCTGAAGCCTTATTTGCGGTTATTTGTCAGAAATTAGACCTTAAAGGTGAAGAAATTCTCATTGATGCCTACTGTGGTATCGGTACTTTTACTTTACCCCTCGCTAAACGGGTTAAAGAGGTGATTGGACTAGAATCCTATAGCTTTTCCCTCGATCGAGCCAAGATTAACGCCCAATTAAATGATATTACCAACACAACCTTTATTTTGGGGGCAGTAGAAAAAACTTTACCGCAACTGACAGTTAAACCCGACATTATTCTACTCGATCCGCCCCGCAAAGGTTGCGATCGATCTGTCCTCGATAGTCTGTTACGGCTGCAAAGTCAACGCATTGTTTATATCAGTTGTCAAAGTGCAACTTTAGCCAGAGACTTGCAATATCTCTGTCAAACAGGCGATTATCAACTGCTAGAAGTGCAAACCGCCGATTTCTTTCCCCAAACTCCCCACGTCGAATGCGCTGCTTTTCTTAGACAAAAAACAGCGAATATGGTAGGATGA